From the genome of Geminocystis herdmanii PCC 6308, one region includes:
- a CDS encoding cupin domain-containing protein: MKTVNNLWHNLPSLTNGEDFSELLKCGNITIERIVSSNQPDDKIYCQNQDEWVILLEGKAQLKIKDDLINLQAGDYLFIPSQTLHQVVKTSVNCVWLAVHIYPYN; the protein is encoded by the coding sequence ATGAAAACCGTTAATAATTTATGGCATAATTTGCCTTCTCTAACTAATGGCGAAGACTTTTCTGAACTGCTCAAATGTGGTAATATTACGATCGAAAGAATTGTGAGTAGTAATCAACCTGATGATAAAATTTACTGTCAAAATCAAGATGAATGGGTAATTTTATTAGAAGGAAAAGCACAGTTAAAGATTAAGGATGATCTGATTAATTTACAAGCTGGAGATTATCTTTTTATTCCTTCCCAAACACTCCATCAAGTAGTCAAAACATCGGTTAATTGTGTTTGGTTAGCAGTGCATATTTATCCTTATAATTAA
- the blaOXA gene encoding class D beta-lactamase — translation MMLLNLQFKLFISIPILLIFSTFNLSPPVLSENRFSLSQKQIDLKNDGDFSQHFDKLGVEGSIIIYDSKLDQTFEHNSQRNITPFPVASTFKILNSLIALETAVIRDEIAVLTWDGVERSLPVWNRDLNLKEAFQISGVWFYQVLARRIGYNQMTSWIKKVDYGNNNTGNPEDIDQFWLNGKLQITPQQQIQFLRRLHHNDLPFADRTISIVKDIMINEKTPDYTIRSKTGWFGYGNPDIQNIGWYVGYVETKNNVYFFATNIDIKQEKDGIARLELTRLCLEDLGVFAFK, via the coding sequence ATGATGTTATTAAATCTTCAATTCAAACTTTTTATTTCCATTCCGATTTTACTAATTTTTTCCACATTTAATCTCTCTCCCCCCGTGTTAAGTGAAAACAGATTTTCCCTTTCTCAAAAACAGATAGACTTAAAAAATGATGGGGATTTTAGTCAACATTTTGACAAATTAGGAGTAGAAGGTTCAATTATAATCTATGACTCGAAACTCGATCAAACCTTTGAACATAATTCCCAACGTAATATTACTCCTTTTCCTGTTGCTTCTACCTTTAAAATACTTAATTCTCTTATTGCCTTAGAAACTGCTGTCATCAGAGATGAAATTGCTGTTTTAACATGGGATGGAGTCGAAAGAAGCCTTCCTGTGTGGAATCGAGACTTAAATTTAAAAGAGGCGTTTCAAATATCAGGTGTTTGGTTTTATCAAGTATTAGCTCGTCGCATCGGGTATAATCAAATGACATCATGGATAAAAAAAGTTGACTATGGTAACAACAATACAGGCAATCCAGAAGACATTGATCAATTTTGGTTAAACGGAAAATTACAAATAACTCCTCAACAACAGATACAGTTTCTCCGTCGTCTTCATCATAACGATTTACCTTTTGCTGACAGGACAATTTCGATCGTCAAAGATATAATGATTAATGAGAAAACTCCAGACTACACCATTAGAAGTAAAACGGGTTGGTTTGGTTATGGAAATCCAGACATTCAAAATATTGGTTGGTATGTGGGTTATGTGGAAACAAAAAACAACGTTTATTTTTTCGCCACCAACATTGATATTAAACAAGAAAAAGATGGTATTGCCAGATTAGAGTTAACTCGTCTTTGTCTTGAAGATTTAGGGGTTTTTGCATTTAAGTAG